A region from the Ammospiza caudacuta isolate bAmmCau1 chromosome 4, bAmmCau1.pri, whole genome shotgun sequence genome encodes:
- the ST3GAL5 gene encoding lactosylceramide alpha-2,3-sialyltransferase isoform X1: MRRRRACGLGPEQSAGCAPPPAPELPAMLSDSNSGKLKSDHSPPVQWCKVAAHEDEKTKLVSKRILALFVVGGCFLYILKLHLDPEECDRTKMPYVDLDRVKRSQQFASAVLQEQCRPSYARKEMKKLFAEKYSMDIPPFARKNMNEDEALFKYEPPFGFHKFSDKLKDLLELLPEHDLPEDLKSKHCKRCVVVGSGGILHGSELGHLLNQFDIVIRLNDAPVQGYMDHVGNKTTIRMTYPEGAPLSEHEYPPASLFVAVLFKGVDFSWLQAMVKNETLPLWMRLFFWREVAEKIPFTSKQFRILNPVIVKETALDILQFPEPRSKFWGWDKNVPTIGVTAVVLATHLCDEVSLAGFGYDLDQPSTPLHYYNNLCMAAMKEQFMHNVTGETKFLRKLIKEQVVKDLTGGIHCEFCSKHS; the protein is encoded by the exons ATGCGGCGGCGCCGGGCCTGCGGGCTCGGGCCGGAGCAGTCGGCAGGATGTGCCCCACCGCCAGCGCCGGAGCTTCCAg cAATGCTGAGTGACAGTAActctgggaagctgaaaagtGATCATTCACCTCCTGTGCAATGGTGTAAGGTGGCTGCACATGAAGATGAGAAGACCAAGCTGGTTTCTAAAAG AATTCTTGCACTGTTTGTGGTTGGAGGGTGCTTCCTTTATATACTCAAATTGCATCTTGACCCTGAGGAATGTGACAGAACAAAAATGCCATATGTGGACCTTGATCGTGTAAAG aGGTCACAGCAGTTTGCCAGcgctgtgctgcaggagcagtgccGACCTTCTTATGCCAGGAAAGAGATGAAGAAGTTGTTTGCAGAGAAATACAGCATGGACATACCTCCCTTTGCAAGGAAAAATATGAATGAAGATGAAGCTTTATTTAAATATGAACCTCCATTTGGATTTCACAAGTTCTCTGATAAACTTAAAGATCTCCTTGAGCTCTTACCTGAGCATGATTTACCAGAAGATTTGAAGTCTAAGCACTGTAAGCGCTGTGTTGTTGTTGGCAGTGGTGGAATTCTCCATGGATCAGAGCTGGGTCACTTATTGAATCAGTTTGATATTGTTATCAG GTTAAATGATGCACCAGTTCAAGGCTACATGGATCATGTTGGTAACAAAACAACAATACGGATGACGTACCCCGAAGGAGCCCCCCTTTCTGAGCATGAGTATCCTCCTGCAAGCTTGTTTGTGGCTGTCCTCTTTAAAGGAGTTGATTTCAGCTGGCTTCAAGCCATGGTAAAAAATGAAACCTTG cCTCTGTGGATGCGGCTCTTCTTTTGGAGGGAGGTTGCTGAGAAAATTCCTTTCACATCAAAGCAGTTTAGGATTCTGAATCCAGTCATTGTCAAAGAGACAGCTTTGGACATTTTACAGTTCCCTGAGCCTCGATCAAAGTTCTGGGGTTGGGATAAG aATGTACCTACAATTGGGGTCACAGCAGTTGTTCTGGCCACACATCTGTGTGATGAAGTGAGCCTGGCAGGATTTGGATATGACCTGGATCAGCCCAGCACACCTTTGCACTATTACAACAACCTCTGCATGGCTGCCATGAAAGAACAATTCATGCACAATGTGACGGGTGAAACAAAATTCCTGCGAAAACTGATCAAAGAACAAGTTGTCAAAGACCTCACTGGAGGGATACACTGTGAATTCTGCAGCAAACACAGCTAG
- the ST3GAL5 gene encoding lactosylceramide alpha-2,3-sialyltransferase isoform X2, with amino-acid sequence MCPTASAGASRSLPPSLPGREQRGWGAMLSDSNSGKLKSDHSPPVQWCKVAAHEDEKTKLVSKRILALFVVGGCFLYILKLHLDPEECDRTKMPYVDLDRVKRSQQFASAVLQEQCRPSYARKEMKKLFAEKYSMDIPPFARKNMNEDEALFKYEPPFGFHKFSDKLKDLLELLPEHDLPEDLKSKHCKRCVVVGSGGILHGSELGHLLNQFDIVIRLNDAPVQGYMDHVGNKTTIRMTYPEGAPLSEHEYPPASLFVAVLFKGVDFSWLQAMVKNETLPLWMRLFFWREVAEKIPFTSKQFRILNPVIVKETALDILQFPEPRSKFWGWDKNVPTIGVTAVVLATHLCDEVSLAGFGYDLDQPSTPLHYYNNLCMAAMKEQFMHNVTGETKFLRKLIKEQVVKDLTGGIHCEFCSKHS; translated from the exons ATGTGCCCCACCGCCAGCGCCGGAGCTTCCAggtctctccctccctcccttccaggcagggagcagcggGGATGGGGAG cAATGCTGAGTGACAGTAActctgggaagctgaaaagtGATCATTCACCTCCTGTGCAATGGTGTAAGGTGGCTGCACATGAAGATGAGAAGACCAAGCTGGTTTCTAAAAG AATTCTTGCACTGTTTGTGGTTGGAGGGTGCTTCCTTTATATACTCAAATTGCATCTTGACCCTGAGGAATGTGACAGAACAAAAATGCCATATGTGGACCTTGATCGTGTAAAG aGGTCACAGCAGTTTGCCAGcgctgtgctgcaggagcagtgccGACCTTCTTATGCCAGGAAAGAGATGAAGAAGTTGTTTGCAGAGAAATACAGCATGGACATACCTCCCTTTGCAAGGAAAAATATGAATGAAGATGAAGCTTTATTTAAATATGAACCTCCATTTGGATTTCACAAGTTCTCTGATAAACTTAAAGATCTCCTTGAGCTCTTACCTGAGCATGATTTACCAGAAGATTTGAAGTCTAAGCACTGTAAGCGCTGTGTTGTTGTTGGCAGTGGTGGAATTCTCCATGGATCAGAGCTGGGTCACTTATTGAATCAGTTTGATATTGTTATCAG GTTAAATGATGCACCAGTTCAAGGCTACATGGATCATGTTGGTAACAAAACAACAATACGGATGACGTACCCCGAAGGAGCCCCCCTTTCTGAGCATGAGTATCCTCCTGCAAGCTTGTTTGTGGCTGTCCTCTTTAAAGGAGTTGATTTCAGCTGGCTTCAAGCCATGGTAAAAAATGAAACCTTG cCTCTGTGGATGCGGCTCTTCTTTTGGAGGGAGGTTGCTGAGAAAATTCCTTTCACATCAAAGCAGTTTAGGATTCTGAATCCAGTCATTGTCAAAGAGACAGCTTTGGACATTTTACAGTTCCCTGAGCCTCGATCAAAGTTCTGGGGTTGGGATAAG aATGTACCTACAATTGGGGTCACAGCAGTTGTTCTGGCCACACATCTGTGTGATGAAGTGAGCCTGGCAGGATTTGGATATGACCTGGATCAGCCCAGCACACCTTTGCACTATTACAACAACCTCTGCATGGCTGCCATGAAAGAACAATTCATGCACAATGTGACGGGTGAAACAAAATTCCTGCGAAAACTGATCAAAGAACAAGTTGTCAAAGACCTCACTGGAGGGATACACTGTGAATTCTGCAGCAAACACAGCTAG
- the ST3GAL5 gene encoding lactosylceramide alpha-2,3-sialyltransferase isoform X3: protein MLSDSNSGKLKSDHSPPVQWCKVAAHEDEKTKLVSKRILALFVVGGCFLYILKLHLDPEECDRTKMPYVDLDRVKRSQQFASAVLQEQCRPSYARKEMKKLFAEKYSMDIPPFARKNMNEDEALFKYEPPFGFHKFSDKLKDLLELLPEHDLPEDLKSKHCKRCVVVGSGGILHGSELGHLLNQFDIVIRLNDAPVQGYMDHVGNKTTIRMTYPEGAPLSEHEYPPASLFVAVLFKGVDFSWLQAMVKNETLPLWMRLFFWREVAEKIPFTSKQFRILNPVIVKETALDILQFPEPRSKFWGWDKNVPTIGVTAVVLATHLCDEVSLAGFGYDLDQPSTPLHYYNNLCMAAMKEQFMHNVTGETKFLRKLIKEQVVKDLTGGIHCEFCSKHS from the exons ATGCTGAGTGACAGTAActctgggaagctgaaaagtGATCATTCACCTCCTGTGCAATGGTGTAAGGTGGCTGCACATGAAGATGAGAAGACCAAGCTGGTTTCTAAAAG AATTCTTGCACTGTTTGTGGTTGGAGGGTGCTTCCTTTATATACTCAAATTGCATCTTGACCCTGAGGAATGTGACAGAACAAAAATGCCATATGTGGACCTTGATCGTGTAAAG aGGTCACAGCAGTTTGCCAGcgctgtgctgcaggagcagtgccGACCTTCTTATGCCAGGAAAGAGATGAAGAAGTTGTTTGCAGAGAAATACAGCATGGACATACCTCCCTTTGCAAGGAAAAATATGAATGAAGATGAAGCTTTATTTAAATATGAACCTCCATTTGGATTTCACAAGTTCTCTGATAAACTTAAAGATCTCCTTGAGCTCTTACCTGAGCATGATTTACCAGAAGATTTGAAGTCTAAGCACTGTAAGCGCTGTGTTGTTGTTGGCAGTGGTGGAATTCTCCATGGATCAGAGCTGGGTCACTTATTGAATCAGTTTGATATTGTTATCAG GTTAAATGATGCACCAGTTCAAGGCTACATGGATCATGTTGGTAACAAAACAACAATACGGATGACGTACCCCGAAGGAGCCCCCCTTTCTGAGCATGAGTATCCTCCTGCAAGCTTGTTTGTGGCTGTCCTCTTTAAAGGAGTTGATTTCAGCTGGCTTCAAGCCATGGTAAAAAATGAAACCTTG cCTCTGTGGATGCGGCTCTTCTTTTGGAGGGAGGTTGCTGAGAAAATTCCTTTCACATCAAAGCAGTTTAGGATTCTGAATCCAGTCATTGTCAAAGAGACAGCTTTGGACATTTTACAGTTCCCTGAGCCTCGATCAAAGTTCTGGGGTTGGGATAAG aATGTACCTACAATTGGGGTCACAGCAGTTGTTCTGGCCACACATCTGTGTGATGAAGTGAGCCTGGCAGGATTTGGATATGACCTGGATCAGCCCAGCACACCTTTGCACTATTACAACAACCTCTGCATGGCTGCCATGAAAGAACAATTCATGCACAATGTGACGGGTGAAACAAAATTCCTGCGAAAACTGATCAAAGAACAAGTTGTCAAAGACCTCACTGGAGGGATACACTGTGAATTCTGCAGCAAACACAGCTAG
- the ST3GAL5 gene encoding lactosylceramide alpha-2,3-sialyltransferase isoform X4, whose amino-acid sequence MKMRRPSWFLKGTRKILALFVVGGCFLYILKLHLDPEECDRTKMPYVDLDRVKRSQQFASAVLQEQCRPSYARKEMKKLFAEKYSMDIPPFARKNMNEDEALFKYEPPFGFHKFSDKLKDLLELLPEHDLPEDLKSKHCKRCVVVGSGGILHGSELGHLLNQFDIVIRLNDAPVQGYMDHVGNKTTIRMTYPEGAPLSEHEYPPASLFVAVLFKGVDFSWLQAMVKNETLPLWMRLFFWREVAEKIPFTSKQFRILNPVIVKETALDILQFPEPRSKFWGWDKNVPTIGVTAVVLATHLCDEVSLAGFGYDLDQPSTPLHYYNNLCMAAMKEQFMHNVTGETKFLRKLIKEQVVKDLTGGIHCEFCSKHS is encoded by the exons ATGAAGATGAGAAGACCAAGCTGGTTTCTAAAAGGTACTCGCAA AATTCTTGCACTGTTTGTGGTTGGAGGGTGCTTCCTTTATATACTCAAATTGCATCTTGACCCTGAGGAATGTGACAGAACAAAAATGCCATATGTGGACCTTGATCGTGTAAAG aGGTCACAGCAGTTTGCCAGcgctgtgctgcaggagcagtgccGACCTTCTTATGCCAGGAAAGAGATGAAGAAGTTGTTTGCAGAGAAATACAGCATGGACATACCTCCCTTTGCAAGGAAAAATATGAATGAAGATGAAGCTTTATTTAAATATGAACCTCCATTTGGATTTCACAAGTTCTCTGATAAACTTAAAGATCTCCTTGAGCTCTTACCTGAGCATGATTTACCAGAAGATTTGAAGTCTAAGCACTGTAAGCGCTGTGTTGTTGTTGGCAGTGGTGGAATTCTCCATGGATCAGAGCTGGGTCACTTATTGAATCAGTTTGATATTGTTATCAG GTTAAATGATGCACCAGTTCAAGGCTACATGGATCATGTTGGTAACAAAACAACAATACGGATGACGTACCCCGAAGGAGCCCCCCTTTCTGAGCATGAGTATCCTCCTGCAAGCTTGTTTGTGGCTGTCCTCTTTAAAGGAGTTGATTTCAGCTGGCTTCAAGCCATGGTAAAAAATGAAACCTTG cCTCTGTGGATGCGGCTCTTCTTTTGGAGGGAGGTTGCTGAGAAAATTCCTTTCACATCAAAGCAGTTTAGGATTCTGAATCCAGTCATTGTCAAAGAGACAGCTTTGGACATTTTACAGTTCCCTGAGCCTCGATCAAAGTTCTGGGGTTGGGATAAG aATGTACCTACAATTGGGGTCACAGCAGTTGTTCTGGCCACACATCTGTGTGATGAAGTGAGCCTGGCAGGATTTGGATATGACCTGGATCAGCCCAGCACACCTTTGCACTATTACAACAACCTCTGCATGGCTGCCATGAAAGAACAATTCATGCACAATGTGACGGGTGAAACAAAATTCCTGCGAAAACTGATCAAAGAACAAGTTGTCAAAGACCTCACTGGAGGGATACACTGTGAATTCTGCAGCAAACACAGCTAG